One Streptomyces sp. NBC_01237 genomic region harbors:
- the nuoH gene encoding NADH-quinone oxidoreductase subunit NuoH, whose translation MTGLAPFATAPGGAVLAAEDLSMFGTDPWWLVVIKAVFCFAFLMVTVLFSIVWERKVVAWMQLRIGPNRHGPWGMLQSLADGVKLMLKEDVIVKRADKVVYVLAPIIAAIPAFMAIAVIPFGPSGNEVSIFGQRTTMQLTDLPIAMLYILAVASVGIYGIVLAGWSSGSTYPLLGGLRSCAQMISYEIAMGAAFASVFLYSGSMSTSKIVEAQEDRWFIILLPVSFIIYIITMVGETNRAPFDMPESEGDLVGGFNTEYSSIKFAMFMLAEYVNMVTVSAVSVTLFLGGWRAPYPVSTFWEGANHGWWPMLWFVIKVQLLLFFFIWLRGTLPRVRYDQLMKLGWKVLIPVSVVWLMLVATVRALRNEGYDFSRIVLYVAGAVIAILLISFVVDMFRDRKAKAEEAAAGPEPAFDPMAGGFPVPPLPGQTLPTVPRRRPRRERELVVSGGPDTQSDGNSSDGKEADGV comes from the coding sequence GTGACTGGCCTCGCTCCCTTCGCGACGGCACCGGGCGGTGCCGTTCTCGCCGCCGAGGATCTCTCGATGTTCGGCACCGACCCCTGGTGGCTCGTCGTCATCAAGGCGGTCTTCTGCTTCGCGTTCCTGATGGTGACCGTGCTCTTCTCCATCGTGTGGGAGCGCAAGGTCGTCGCCTGGATGCAGCTGCGCATCGGGCCGAACCGGCACGGGCCCTGGGGGATGCTCCAGTCGCTCGCCGACGGCGTCAAGCTGATGCTGAAGGAAGACGTCATCGTCAAGCGGGCGGACAAGGTCGTCTATGTCCTCGCGCCGATCATCGCGGCCATCCCGGCGTTCATGGCGATCGCCGTGATCCCGTTCGGCCCGTCCGGCAACGAGGTCTCGATCTTCGGCCAGCGCACGACGATGCAGCTGACCGACCTGCCGATCGCGATGCTCTACATCCTCGCGGTCGCCTCGGTCGGCATCTACGGCATCGTGCTGGCGGGCTGGTCCTCCGGATCGACGTACCCGCTCCTCGGCGGGCTGCGTTCCTGCGCGCAGATGATCAGCTACGAGATCGCGATGGGCGCCGCGTTCGCCTCGGTCTTCCTCTACTCCGGGTCGATGTCGACCTCGAAGATCGTGGAGGCGCAGGAGGACCGCTGGTTCATCATCCTGCTGCCGGTCTCCTTCATCATCTACATCATCACGATGGTGGGCGAGACCAACCGCGCCCCGTTCGACATGCCGGAGTCCGAGGGCGACCTCGTCGGCGGCTTCAACACCGAGTACTCGTCCATCAAGTTCGCGATGTTCATGCTCGCCGAGTACGTCAACATGGTCACCGTCTCCGCGGTCTCCGTGACCCTGTTCCTCGGCGGCTGGCGGGCTCCGTACCCGGTCAGCACGTTCTGGGAGGGCGCGAACCACGGCTGGTGGCCGATGCTCTGGTTCGTCATCAAGGTCCAGCTGCTGCTGTTCTTCTTCATCTGGCTGCGCGGCACGCTGCCCCGTGTCCGCTACGACCAGCTGATGAAGCTCGGCTGGAAGGTCCTGATCCCGGTCTCCGTGGTCTGGCTGATGCTCGTGGCCACGGTCCGCGCGCTGCGCAACGAGGGCTACGACTTCTCCCGGATCGTGCTGTACGTCGCCGGGGCCGTGATCGCGATCCTGCTGATCTCCTTCGTCGTCGACATGTTCCGGGACCGCAAGGCCAAGGCCGAGGAGGCGGCGGCCGGACCGGAGCCCGCGTTCGACCCGATGGCGGGCGGATTCCCGGTGCCTCCGCTGCCCGGACAGACCCTGCCGACCGTGCCGCGCCGCCGTCCACGACGGGAGCGGGAGCTCGTTGTCAGTGGTGGGCCGGATACTCAGAGTGACGGAAATTCGAGTGACGGAAAGGAGGCTGACGGTGTCTGA
- the nuoI gene encoding NADH-quinone oxidoreductase subunit NuoI yields the protein MSESSEPRGSSESPGSTGSSEDKFQNPVAGFGVTFKAMFKKRLTEQYPETQKVTAPRFHGRHQLNRHPDGLEKCIGCELCAWACPADAIYVEGADNKEEERYSPGERYGRVYQINYARCILCGLCIEACPTRALTMTNEFELANTTRESLIYTKDELLAGLEEGMVDSPHAIFPGMDEQDYYRGLVTEAAPGTERQTAVSKGEGEKDGAEGDKARQDKEVDA from the coding sequence GTGTCTGAGTCATCAGAGCCCAGGGGATCGAGCGAGTCCCCGGGATCCACGGGGTCCTCGGAGGACAAGTTCCAGAATCCCGTTGCCGGTTTCGGCGTGACCTTCAAGGCCATGTTCAAGAAGCGGCTGACCGAGCAGTATCCGGAGACGCAGAAGGTCACGGCGCCCCGCTTCCACGGCCGCCACCAGCTCAACCGTCATCCGGACGGCTTGGAGAAGTGCATCGGCTGCGAGCTGTGCGCCTGGGCGTGTCCGGCCGACGCCATCTACGTGGAGGGCGCGGACAACAAGGAGGAGGAGCGCTACTCCCCCGGGGAGCGCTACGGCCGCGTCTACCAGATCAACTACGCGCGCTGCATCCTCTGCGGACTCTGCATCGAGGCATGCCCGACCAGGGCGCTGACGATGACGAACGAGTTCGAGCTCGCCAACACCACCCGCGAGAGCCTCATCTACACCAAGGACGAGCTGCTCGCGGGGCTGGAGGAAGGCATGGTCGACAGCCCGCACGCGATCTTCCCGGGCATGGACGAACAGGACTACTACCGGGGCCTGGTGACCGAGGCCGCCCCCGGTACGGAGCGTCAGACCGCCGTCTCCAAGGGCGAGGGCGAGAAGGACGGGGCCGAGGGCGACAAGGCCCGGCAGGACAAGGAGGTGGACGCATGA
- a CDS encoding NADH-quinone oxidoreductase subunit G, which translates to MTVTTSAPSGGGEAALPPEDLVTLTIDGIEISVPKGTLVIRAAELLGIEIPRFCDHPLLDPAGACRQCIVEVEGQRKPMASCTITCTDGMVVKSQITSPVAEKAQKGVMELLLINHPLDCPVCDKGGECPLQNQAMSHGDSDSRFDGKKRTFEKPVPISTQVLLDRERCVLCARCTRFSNQVAGDPMIELIERGALQQVGTGQGDPFESYFSGNTIQICPVGALTSAAYRFRSRPFDLVSTPSVCEHCAGGCATRTDHRRGKVMRRLAANEPEVNEEWLCDKGRFGFRYAQQRDRLTTPLVRNADGVLEPASWPEALAAAAAGLGAARGRAGVLTGGRLTVEDAYAYSKFARVALDTNDIDFRARVHSGEEADFLAARVAGRGRDLDGDGVTYTSLEKAPAVLLAGFESEEEAPGVFLRLRKANRKHGQRTFALASHASRGLVKAGGTLLPAAPGTETEWLDALAGGVGLDGGGATAAEALRGEGSVIVVGERLAGVPGALSAAVRTAAATGAALVWIPRRAGERGAVEAGALPTLLPGGRPATDPRARDEVAALWRVAELPSRHGRDTGQIVAAAASGELAALLVAGVEVADLPDPARARAALDEVGFLVSLELRPSEVTERADVVLPVAAVAEKPGTFLNWEGRARLFEAALKPEQMPRTLCPSDARVLHMLADALDVHFALPDLKSARRELDRLGGWQGVHAEDPREPALPLPRPGDGEAVLAGHRMLLDLGRLQEGDTALAGTRHAAVARLSAVTAAESGVKDGDLLAVSGPTGTVELPLKVTDMPDRVVWVPLNSVGRGIPGDTGARPGGLVRIGPAAAPGAPVVPSEVRA; encoded by the coding sequence ATGACAGTCACCACGAGTGCGCCCTCCGGGGGCGGCGAGGCGGCTCTCCCGCCCGAGGACCTTGTCACGCTGACCATCGACGGCATCGAGATCAGCGTCCCCAAGGGCACCCTGGTCATCAGGGCCGCCGAACTCCTCGGCATCGAGATCCCGCGCTTCTGCGACCATCCGCTCCTCGACCCGGCCGGCGCCTGCCGGCAGTGCATCGTCGAGGTCGAGGGCCAGCGCAAGCCGATGGCGTCCTGCACCATCACCTGCACCGACGGCATGGTCGTCAAGTCGCAGATCACCTCGCCCGTCGCCGAGAAGGCGCAGAAGGGCGTGATGGAACTGCTGCTGATCAACCATCCGCTGGACTGCCCCGTCTGCGACAAGGGCGGCGAGTGCCCCCTGCAGAACCAGGCGATGTCGCACGGCGACAGCGACTCCCGCTTCGACGGCAAGAAGCGCACCTTCGAAAAGCCCGTCCCGATCTCCACCCAGGTGCTGCTGGACCGTGAGCGGTGCGTGCTCTGCGCGCGCTGCACCCGGTTCTCCAACCAGGTGGCGGGCGACCCGATGATCGAGCTGATCGAGCGCGGCGCGCTCCAGCAGGTCGGCACCGGCCAGGGCGACCCCTTCGAGTCGTACTTCTCCGGCAACACCATCCAGATCTGCCCGGTCGGCGCGCTGACCTCGGCGGCCTACCGGTTCCGCTCCCGCCCCTTCGACCTGGTGTCGACGCCCTCGGTGTGCGAACACTGCGCGGGCGGCTGCGCGACCCGTACCGACCACCGGCGCGGAAAGGTCATGCGGCGTCTCGCGGCCAACGAGCCCGAGGTCAACGAGGAATGGCTCTGCGACAAGGGGCGGTTCGGCTTCCGGTACGCGCAGCAGCGCGACCGGCTCACCACTCCGCTCGTACGCAACGCGGACGGTGTGCTGGAACCGGCGAGCTGGCCCGAGGCGCTGGCCGCCGCGGCGGCCGGTCTCGGTGCCGCGCGGGGCAGGGCCGGAGTCCTGACCGGCGGCCGGCTGACCGTCGAGGACGCCTATGCGTACAGCAAGTTCGCCCGGGTCGCCCTCGACACCAACGACATCGACTTCCGGGCCCGGGTCCACAGCGGCGAGGAGGCCGACTTCCTGGCCGCCCGGGTCGCCGGACGCGGACGCGACCTGGACGGCGACGGGGTCACGTACACCTCGCTGGAGAAGGCCCCGGCGGTGCTGCTGGCCGGCTTCGAGTCCGAGGAGGAGGCCCCCGGCGTCTTCCTGCGGCTGCGCAAGGCCAACCGCAAGCACGGGCAGCGCACCTTCGCCCTCGCCTCGCACGCCTCGCGCGGCCTGGTGAAGGCGGGCGGCACGCTGCTTCCCGCCGCCCCCGGCACCGAGACCGAATGGCTGGACGCGCTCGCGGGCGGCGTCGGGCTGGACGGCGGCGGTGCCACTGCGGCCGAGGCACTGCGCGGCGAAGGCTCCGTGATCGTGGTGGGCGAGCGGCTGGCCGGGGTACCCGGTGCGCTGAGCGCCGCCGTACGGACCGCGGCCGCGACCGGCGCCGCCCTGGTGTGGATTCCGCGCCGGGCCGGCGAGCGCGGCGCGGTGGAGGCGGGCGCGCTCCCGACCCTGCTGCCCGGCGGCCGTCCGGCCACCGACCCGCGGGCCAGGGACGAGGTGGCGGCCCTGTGGCGCGTCGCCGAACTCCCCTCCCGCCACGGCCGCGACACCGGCCAGATCGTGGCGGCCGCGGCCTCCGGCGAACTGGCCGCGCTGCTCGTCGCCGGGGTCGAGGTCGCGGACCTGCCCGACCCGGCCCGTGCCCGCGCGGCCCTGGACGAGGTCGGATTCCTGGTCTCGCTGGAGCTGCGGCCCAGCGAGGTCACCGAACGGGCGGACGTGGTCCTCCCGGTCGCCGCGGTCGCCGAGAAGCCCGGCACCTTCCTCAACTGGGAGGGCAGGGCGCGGTTGTTCGAGGCGGCGCTGAAGCCCGAGCAGATGCCCCGGACGCTCTGCCCGAGCGACGCCCGGGTCCTGCACATGCTGGCCGACGCACTCGATGTGCACTTCGCGCTGCCGGACCTGAAGTCGGCCCGGCGTGAGCTGGACCGGCTCGGCGGATGGCAGGGCGTCCACGCGGAGGACCCGCGGGAGCCGGCGCTGCCGCTTCCCCGGCCCGGCGACGGCGAGGCGGTCCTCGCGGGCCACCGGATGCTGCTGGACCTGGGCCGGCTCCAGGAGGGCGACACGGCGCTGGCCGGCACCCGGCACGCGGCCGTCGCCCGGCTCTCGGCGGTCACCGCTGCCGAGTCCGGGGTGAAGGACGGCGACCTGCTCGCCGTCTCCGGCCCCACCGGCACCGTCGAACTTCCGCTGAAGGTCACCGACATGCCGGACCGGGTGGTCTGGGTGCCGCTGAACTCCGTCGGGCGAGGCATCCCCGGTGACACCGGCGCACGCCCCGGCGGCCTGGTGCGGATCGGCCCCGCCGCCGCACCGGGTGCTCCCGTCGTCCCATCGGAGGTACGCGCGTGA
- a CDS encoding NADH-quinone oxidoreductase subunit M has product MSFPLLTATAALPAIGAIVTAAVPAARRTAAKWLALLFSLGTLVLAGIVFARFEPGGDRYQLTESHSWIADFGVRYELGVDGIGVALLALTALLIPFVIVAGWHDADPLETKSSRWRPTQGFFALILMVEAMVILSFEATDVFLFYILFEAMLIPMYFLIGGFGDRAHSGSDENAAAQRSYAAVKFLLYNLAGGLIMLAAVIGLYVVAGSFSLAEIAEARANGSLEMATSTERWLFLGFFFAFAVKAPLWPLHTWLPNAMGEATAPVAVLITAIVDKVGTFAMLRFCLQLFPEASKWATPVVLVLALISIVYGALLAVGQRDIKRLIAYASISHFGFIILGIFAMTSQGQSGATLYMVNHGISTAALLLVAGFLITRRGSRLIADYGGVQKVAPVLAGTFLIGGLATLSLPGLAPFVSEFLVLVGTFSAYPVAGIIATSGIVLAAIYVLVLYQRTMTGPVKASVRGMPDLRARELVVALPLIALLIFLGVFPKPLTEVVNPGVQHTMNDVQKKDPQPEVEAAK; this is encoded by the coding sequence ATGTCCTTTCCTCTCCTGACAGCGACGGCCGCACTCCCGGCGATCGGCGCGATCGTCACCGCCGCCGTCCCGGCCGCGCGGCGCACCGCGGCCAAATGGCTCGCGCTGCTCTTCTCGCTCGGCACACTCGTGCTGGCGGGCATCGTCTTCGCCCGCTTCGAGCCCGGCGGCGACCGCTACCAGCTCACCGAATCGCACTCCTGGATCGCGGACTTCGGGGTGCGCTACGAGCTGGGCGTGGACGGCATCGGGGTGGCGCTCCTCGCGCTCACCGCCCTGCTGATCCCGTTCGTCATCGTGGCGGGCTGGCACGACGCCGACCCCCTGGAGACGAAGTCCTCGCGCTGGCGGCCCACCCAGGGCTTCTTCGCCCTGATCCTGATGGTCGAAGCGATGGTGATCCTCTCCTTCGAGGCCACCGACGTCTTCCTCTTCTACATCCTGTTCGAAGCCATGCTCATCCCGATGTACTTCCTCATCGGCGGCTTCGGCGACCGGGCCCACTCCGGCAGCGACGAGAACGCGGCGGCGCAACGCTCGTACGCCGCCGTGAAGTTCCTCCTCTACAACCTGGCCGGCGGCCTGATCATGCTGGCCGCCGTCATCGGCCTGTATGTCGTCGCGGGGAGCTTCTCGCTCGCCGAGATCGCCGAGGCGCGGGCCAACGGGTCGCTGGAGATGGCGACCAGCACCGAGCGGTGGCTGTTCCTCGGGTTCTTCTTCGCCTTCGCGGTGAAGGCCCCGCTGTGGCCGCTGCACACCTGGCTGCCCAACGCCATGGGGGAGGCCACGGCGCCGGTCGCCGTGCTGATCACCGCGATCGTCGACAAGGTCGGCACGTTCGCGATGCTCCGCTTCTGCCTCCAGCTCTTCCCGGAGGCCAGCAAGTGGGCGACGCCCGTCGTCCTCGTCCTGGCACTGATCTCCATCGTGTACGGGGCGCTGCTCGCGGTCGGCCAGCGCGACATCAAGCGGCTGATCGCCTACGCCTCGATCTCGCACTTCGGCTTCATCATCCTGGGCATCTTCGCGATGACCAGCCAGGGTCAGTCGGGCGCCACGCTCTACATGGTCAACCACGGTATCTCGACGGCCGCGCTGCTGCTGGTCGCCGGATTCCTGATCACCCGGCGCGGTTCGCGGCTCATCGCGGACTACGGAGGGGTGCAGAAGGTGGCACCCGTGCTGGCCGGGACCTTCCTGATCGGCGGTCTGGCCACGCTCTCGCTGCCCGGCCTCGCGCCGTTCGTCAGCGAGTTCCTGGTGCTGGTCGGCACGTTCAGCGCGTACCCGGTGGCGGGCATCATCGCCACCTCCGGCATCGTGCTCGCCGCGATCTATGTCCTCGTCCTCTACCAGCGGACGATGACCGGCCCGGTGAAGGCGTCGGTCCGGGGGATGCCGGACCTCAGGGCCCGGGAGCTGGTGGTGGCCCTCCCGCTGATCGCGCTGCTGATCTTCCTGGGGGTCTTCCCGAAGCCGCTCACCGAGGTCGTCAACCCCGGGGTGCAGCACACCATGAATGACGTACAGAAGAAGGACCCCCAGCCCGAGGTGGAGGCCGCCAAGTGA
- the nuoN gene encoding NADH-quinone oxidoreductase subunit NuoN yields the protein MSATAVHSLWTTAGGWATAAPGQTFEAPNIEYGQLAPVLIVIGAAVLGILVEAFVPRRARYHTQVFLTVVALAASFAAVLALAADGYASDPHLAAMKAIAIDGPTLFLQGTILLVSVVAVFTFAERRLDPESHGNRVDSFAAQAGSVPGSDSEKAAVRAGFTTTEVFPLVLFCIAGMLVFPAANDLLTLFIALEVFSLPLYLLCALARRKRLMSQEAAVKYFLLGAFSSAFFLFGIALLYGYAGSLSYAQIANVVDGSVIEIDPALADTMGNDALLLIGGAMVLTGLLFKVGAVPFHMWTPDVYQGAPTPVTGFMAAATKVAAFGAMLRLLYVVLPGLTWDWRPVMWGVAIVTMLGGAIVAITQTDIKRMLAYSSIAHAGFILSGVIATNPNGISSVLFYLAAYSFVTVGAFAVVTLVRDAGGEATHLSKWAGLGRRSPLVAAVFAVFLLAFAGIPLTSGFSGKFAVFKAAAESGAGALVVVGVISSAIAAFFYIRVIVLMFFSEPKADGPTVAVPSPLTMTTIAVGVAVTVVLGLAPQYFLDLAGQAGVFAR from the coding sequence GTGAGCGCAACAGCTGTCCACAGCCTGTGGACGACGGCGGGCGGGTGGGCGACGGCCGCCCCGGGCCAGACGTTCGAGGCGCCGAACATCGAGTACGGCCAACTCGCGCCCGTACTGATCGTGATCGGTGCCGCCGTTCTCGGCATCCTGGTGGAGGCCTTCGTCCCGCGCCGGGCCCGCTACCACACACAGGTCTTCCTGACCGTCGTGGCACTCGCCGCCTCGTTCGCGGCGGTCCTCGCCCTGGCGGCCGACGGGTACGCCTCCGATCCGCACCTCGCGGCGATGAAGGCCATCGCGATCGACGGCCCCACGCTGTTCCTCCAGGGGACCATTCTGCTCGTCTCGGTGGTGGCGGTCTTCACCTTCGCCGAGCGGCGCCTGGACCCCGAGTCGCACGGCAACCGGGTCGACTCCTTCGCCGCCCAGGCCGGTTCCGTCCCGGGCAGCGACAGCGAGAAGGCCGCGGTCAGGGCCGGATTCACCACGACCGAGGTCTTCCCGCTGGTCCTCTTCTGCATCGCGGGCATGCTGGTCTTCCCGGCCGCGAATGATCTGCTGACCCTCTTCATCGCGCTCGAGGTCTTCTCGCTCCCGCTCTACCTCCTGTGCGCCCTCGCCCGCCGCAAGCGGCTGATGTCGCAGGAGGCCGCGGTGAAGTACTTCCTGCTCGGCGCGTTCTCCTCGGCGTTCTTCCTCTTCGGGATCGCCCTGCTGTACGGGTACGCGGGCTCGCTCTCGTACGCGCAGATCGCCAATGTGGTCGACGGCTCCGTCATCGAGATCGACCCGGCGCTCGCCGACACCATGGGCAATGACGCGCTGCTGCTCATCGGCGGTGCGATGGTCCTGACCGGGCTGCTCTTCAAGGTCGGCGCGGTCCCGTTCCACATGTGGACCCCGGACGTCTACCAGGGCGCGCCGACCCCGGTCACCGGCTTCATGGCCGCGGCCACCAAGGTCGCCGCGTTCGGTGCGATGCTGCGGCTGCTGTACGTGGTGCTGCCGGGGCTCACCTGGGACTGGCGCCCGGTGATGTGGGGCGTGGCCATCGTCACGATGCTGGGCGGGGCGATCGTCGCGATCACCCAGACCGACATCAAGCGGATGCTGGCCTACTCCTCCATCGCGCACGCGGGCTTCATCCTCTCGGGTGTCATCGCGACCAACCCGAACGGCATCTCCTCGGTCCTCTTCTACCTCGCCGCGTACTCCTTCGTGACGGTCGGCGCGTTCGCCGTCGTCACACTGGTGCGCGACGCGGGCGGCGAGGCGACGCACCTGTCCAAGTGGGCCGGACTCGGCCGGCGCTCGCCGCTGGTCGCCGCGGTCTTCGCGGTGTTCCTGCTGGCCTTCGCCGGTATCCCGCTGACCTCGGGCTTCTCCGGGAAGTTCGCGGTCTTCAAGGCGGCGGCGGAGAGCGGCGCGGGCGCTCTGGTCGTGGTCGGTGTGATCTCCTCGGCCATCGCCGCGTTCTTCTACATCCGGGTCATCGTCCTGATGTTCTTCAGCGAGCCGAAGGCGGACGGCCCGACGGTCGCCGTCCCGTCCCCGCTGACGATGACGACGATCGCCGTCGGTGTCGCGGTCACCGTGGTGCTGGGCCTGGCCCCGCAGTACTTCCTCGACCTGGCGGGTCAGGCGGGAGTGTTCGCGCGGTAA
- the nuoL gene encoding NADH-quinone oxidoreductase subunit L → MENLIALLVAAPLLGAAVLLCGGRRLDRAGHWLGTVLAAASFVVGAVLFLDMLGKGAEDRALHQHLFSWIPVEGFQADIAFQLDQLSMTFVLLITGVGTLIHIYSIGYMEHDERRRRFFGYLNLFLAAMLVLVIADNYLLLYVGWEGVGLASYLLIGFWQHKPSAATAAKKAFLVNRVGDMGLSIAIMLMFTTFGTFAFGPVLEATGGTSEGKLTAIGLMLLLAACGKSAQVPLQSWLGDAMEGPTPVSALIHAATMVTAGVYLIVRSGAIFNAAPDAQMVVVIVGAVTLLFGAIVGCAKDDIKKALAGSTMSQIGYMILAAGLGPIGYVFAIMHLVTHGFFKAGLFLGAGSVMHGMNDEVDMRKYGGLRKYMPVTFITFGLGYLAIIGFPGLSGFFSKDKIIEAAFAKGGTEGWILGSVALLGAAITAFYMTRVMLMTFFGEKRWQPDAEGHEPHPHESPKSMTIPMIVLAFGSVFAGGFFSIGDRFMHWLEPVTGHDHGDAPVSATTVTAATMVVLVIGVAIAWLMYGRKPVPVVAPRGSLLTRAARRDLLQDDFNHVVLVRGGEHLTRSLVYVDHTLVDGVVNGTAASVGGLSGRLRKLQNGYARSYAVSMFGGTAVVIAATLLMRAV, encoded by the coding sequence GTGGAGAACCTGATTGCGCTGCTCGTCGCGGCGCCTCTGCTCGGAGCGGCGGTCCTGCTGTGCGGCGGCCGCCGGCTGGACCGGGCCGGACACTGGCTCGGCACCGTGCTCGCCGCCGCCTCCTTCGTCGTGGGAGCCGTGCTCTTCCTCGACATGCTGGGCAAGGGGGCCGAGGACCGGGCCCTGCACCAGCACCTGTTCAGCTGGATTCCCGTCGAGGGCTTCCAGGCGGACATCGCCTTCCAGCTCGACCAGCTGTCGATGACCTTCGTGCTGCTGATCACCGGTGTGGGCACGCTGATCCACATCTACTCCATCGGCTACATGGAGCACGACGAGCGCCGGCGCCGCTTCTTCGGCTATCTGAACCTGTTCCTCGCGGCGATGCTCGTGCTGGTCATCGCCGACAACTACCTGCTGCTGTACGTCGGGTGGGAGGGCGTCGGTCTGGCGTCGTACCTGCTCATCGGCTTCTGGCAGCACAAGCCCAGCGCGGCCACCGCCGCGAAGAAGGCCTTCCTGGTCAACCGGGTCGGCGACATGGGCCTGTCGATCGCCATCATGCTGATGTTCACCACCTTCGGCACCTTCGCCTTCGGGCCGGTGCTGGAGGCGACCGGGGGGACGAGCGAGGGCAAGCTGACGGCGATCGGGCTGATGCTGCTGCTCGCCGCCTGCGGCAAGTCGGCCCAGGTGCCGCTGCAGTCCTGGCTCGGTGACGCGATGGAGGGCCCGACCCCGGTCTCCGCCCTCATCCACGCCGCCACCATGGTGACCGCGGGCGTCTATCTCATCGTCAGGTCCGGCGCGATCTTCAACGCCGCCCCGGACGCCCAGATGGTCGTCGTCATCGTCGGCGCGGTCACGCTCCTGTTCGGTGCGATCGTCGGTTGCGCGAAGGACGACATCAAGAAGGCCCTCGCCGGGTCGACGATGTCCCAGATCGGCTACATGATCCTGGCCGCGGGCCTCGGCCCCATCGGCTACGTCTTCGCGATCATGCACCTGGTGACGCACGGCTTCTTCAAGGCCGGGCTCTTCCTCGGCGCCGGTTCGGTCATGCACGGCATGAACGACGAGGTCGACATGCGCAAGTACGGCGGCCTGCGGAAGTACATGCCGGTCACCTTCATCACCTTCGGCCTCGGCTACCTCGCGATCATCGGCTTCCCCGGTCTGTCCGGCTTCTTCTCCAAGGACAAGATCATCGAGGCGGCCTTCGCCAAGGGCGGCACCGAGGGATGGATCCTCGGCTCCGTCGCCCTGCTGGGCGCCGCGATCACCGCGTTCTACATGACGCGGGTGATGCTGATGACGTTCTTCGGCGAGAAGCGCTGGCAGCCGGATGCCGAGGGGCACGAGCCGCACCCGCACGAGTCCCCGAAGTCGATGACGATCCCCATGATCGTGCTGGCCTTCGGTTCGGTCTTCGCGGGTGGCTTCTTCTCCATCGGCGACCGGTTCATGCACTGGCTGGAGCCCGTCACCGGACACGACCACGGCGATGCCCCGGTCAGCGCGACCACCGTCACCGCCGCCACCATGGTGGTGCTCGTCATCGGTGTCGCCATCGCCTGGCTGATGTACGGGCGCAAGCCCGTCCCCGTCGTCGCCCCGCGTGGCTCGCTGCTCACCCGGGCCGCCCGCCGCGACCTCCTCCAGGACGACTTCAACCATGTGGTCCTGGTCCGCGGCGGTGAGCACCTCACCCGCTCCCTGGTCTACGTCGATCACACCCTGGTCGACGGCGTCGTCAACGGCACGGCCGCCTCGGTCGGCGGGCTCTCCGGCCGACTGCGCAAGCTGCAGAACGGCTATGCCCGCTCCTACGCGGTCTCGATGTTCGGCGGTACGGCCGTGGTCATCGCCGCAACCCTGCTGATGAGGGCGGTCTGA
- the nuoK gene encoding NADH-quinone oxidoreductase subunit NuoK: MNPVNYLYLAALLFTIGASGVLIRRNAIVVFMCVELMLNACNLAFVTFSRMHGNLDGQIVAFFTMVVAAAEVVVGLAIIVSLFRSRHSASVDDASLMKL, from the coding sequence GTGAATCCGGTCAACTACCTCTATCTAGCGGCCCTGTTGTTCACCATCGGCGCGTCCGGGGTGCTGATCAGGCGGAACGCGATCGTGGTGTTCATGTGTGTGGAGCTGATGCTCAACGCGTGCAACCTCGCGTTCGTCACGTTCTCCCGGATGCACGGCAACCTCGACGGGCAGATCGTCGCGTTCTTCACGATGGTCGTCGCCGCCGCGGAAGTCGTCGTCGGGCTCGCGATCATCGTGTCGCTGTTCCGCTCCCGCCACTCGGCCTCGGTCGACGACGCCAGCCTGATGAAGCTGTAA
- a CDS encoding NADH-quinone oxidoreductase subunit J, with amino-acid sequence MSGLAAVASTTSTGEAFQFWVLGTVAVIGALSTVLMKRAVHSALSLAGTMIVLAVFYLANGAYFLGIVQIVVYTGAIMMLFLFVVMLVGVTAADSLKETLKGQRWLAAGCGLGFGVLLIAGIGNASLNSFTGLGTANAEHGGNVEGLANLIFTKYVFAFEITGALLITATVGAMVLTHRERTERAKTQREMSEERVRGSQLPPLPAPGVYARHNAVDIAGLLPDGTPSELTVMGTLRERGQIRDVSHEALADLKALEQRSEERLGRDNEEEEVAK; translated from the coding sequence ATGAGCGGCCTGGCCGCAGTGGCCTCCACCACCTCGACCGGCGAGGCCTTCCAGTTCTGGGTACTGGGCACGGTCGCCGTGATCGGCGCACTGTCCACCGTCCTGATGAAGAGGGCCGTCCACAGCGCCCTGTCGCTCGCCGGGACCATGATCGTCCTGGCGGTCTTCTACCTCGCCAACGGCGCGTACTTCCTGGGCATCGTCCAGATCGTCGTCTACACCGGCGCGATCATGATGCTGTTCCTCTTCGTGGTCATGCTCGTCGGCGTCACGGCAGCGGACTCGCTGAAGGAAACCCTCAAGGGGCAGCGCTGGCTGGCCGCGGGCTGCGGACTCGGCTTCGGCGTCCTGCTCATCGCGGGCATCGGCAACGCCTCCCTGAACAGCTTCACCGGGCTCGGCACCGCCAACGCCGAGCACGGCGGAAACGTCGAGGGGCTCGCCAACCTGATCTTCACCAAGTACGTCTTCGCGTTCGAGATCACCGGCGCCCTGCTGATCACCGCGACCGTCGGCGCGATGGTGCTCACCCACCGCGAGCGCACCGAACGGGCCAAGACCCAGCGGGAGATGTCCGAGGAGCGCGTGCGCGGCAGCCAGCTTCCGCCACTGCCCGCCCCCGGTGTCTACGCCCGGCACAACGCGGTGGACATCGCCGGCCTGCTGCCGGACGGCACCCCGTCCGAGCTCACCGTCATGGGGACGCTGCGCGAGCGCGGCCAGATCCGTGATGTGTCGCACGAGGCGCTCGCCGACCTCAAGGCGCTGGAACAGCGCTCGGAGGAACGGCTCGGCCGTGACAACGAAGAAGAGGAGGTCGCCAAGTGA